AGTGTATTTATCGTCTATTTGTCCAAAGGATCGCGTTAGGGTATTactaatttacaataataatatatttaaatattaacacaaaaatataagtttatcaacacaaaaaaatagataaatttatatcattgtgttgatatttttaacatacaaaattgaaattagttattagttattactgtaaattagttaatATTTGATCACACACCTTGCCCCCAAAATCCCTAAAGATacacataaacaaaaacaatactactactatattttaattgaaaataaaaatacttaagACTAACAATAATATTCGTATCGTCtagtttgaaaattttaaagtagggatgtattcatatcacTACAGTAAATAGTTGTAAAACGGAAAACAAATCTCAACCCTTCGTTTTTTCCATCTAAGAGCCGATATTGGAGCctggtttattttattttattcatttaaaagTCTCAAAAGGATATTAAGCAAGCGAACTAGCCCGCCACAGCCCCTCGTGGCTCGAATACTTTAGCTTCCCTCCTACTGGTTCGGGCGTGAACTAGCCAATGTTGGCTAGACTGCACTCCCTCCGACGAGTTCAGCCCCGGTAGACTACCCGCCACCGTCAGACGCGTCCATGCTCGAAAAGCTTGCCAATGATTCTCAAAAGGTTAAGTTAGGAACATGAAATTTAAGCGGTTAATTTCTGCCGATGATTCTCTCCCTCCTTCAACGTGTTTCTCTTGATATTGTTTTCGGAACTTCCATCCTTCAATTAAACGCATTCTTTGATGAAATACAGAAATCATTTCGAcgaattatttttccttttgtGAGACAATTGTCGTGTTGACAAAAATctattttttggatttaatcGAAATCGTTTAAATGATGGATGAAGGTAATTTCATTGTATTATAATTAGTTTGTAGTTTGATTAACTCCTCTCTGTTCATCGTGGTTGTTGTTATCCAGGTTTTGTGTTTTGATTAAATGATGCTAGTTGAGCATAATTGTTACGTTCATGTCAATGTTTTGTTTTGCATTTAATAATGTACACTTCAGTTATCCATTTGTTGCAGCGTTTTTCATCTCTAGGGTTTAGTAGTTCATGGGGCTAGGATATAGTACCCACACATTTACACGTTTGAAGTAATGTACATAACGTATATGATAATGTATTTGTTCTTAGCCAGTAATGTAGTATAATGTATGATGTATCTGTAATAATGTACACTTCAGTTATCCATTTGTTGCACCGTTTTTCATCTCTAGGGTTTAGtagtccatggggctagggtatagtacccaCACGTTTACATGTTTGAAGTAATGTACATAACGTATATGATAATGTATTTGTTCTTACACAGTAATGTAGTATATTTTTCGTTCCTTGAAGGCATATTCGAAATGATGTACATGACGTCTATGATAATGTACATGTTCCCTTCAAGGccaaaaataacaacaattccCCTAGGGTTTAGGAGTCCGTGGGGCTAGGGTATGACACCCACACATTTACACGTTCGAATTAATGTACAGAACATATAATGTAGTATCTTTTTCGTTCCTTGAAGGCATATAGATTCGAAGTGATATACAAAACGTCTATGATAATGTACATGTTCTTAGCCATTAATGTAGCATTTTTTTTCGTTCCTTGAAGGCCAATAGTTAACAACAATTCCCCAAGAGTTCAGTAGTACATGGGACTAGGTTGTAGTATCCACACATTTACACATTCGAAGTAATGTACAAAACGTGTATGATAATGTATATATTCTTAGCCAATAATGTATGAAACCGGGAATATATGGTATTTTATAGTGGAGGATTGCTCCAAAACCCAACTCATTAAATGCTTCAATTTGTCGCGGATTCAGCATCTGTATAAACTTGACAAACTCAGACGGAGACCGCTTGCAGATTGTTTTCCTGCTTGCTTCTAGTTTGTTCGCCCACATCGTTGGCCATGTTACCTTCATTCATTTGTTGCCCTGATGCAGTGGGCATTTCATCCTCAAAGTCATCGTCGACAAGATTTCTCTGTCgcttcatataaattcatatacAGTTTTTCATATAAACATAAAAATTCATGGCAGTCAAAGTAAGAGATGTAATAGAGAAGGTTGTTCATAACTCATGTACAATTTTGCAAGTTTAATGTATCATTTTACAACCATGATGTacacaaaacaaaatactccaGAAATTTAAGAAATCAAAACTGAAATTGTTGAGCAACACGAATTAACAGAACCTAAAAACGAATTCAACTACACTTGAGTGCAGTAATCCGAATCAGCGACAAAACCTCAAGAGCACTATAATACACTAGAAACGACTACAAATTGAAGaaaaattttggttttggtCCATACCTATCAAACGTTGGACGAAGGATTAGATAATTGGGCGTATCGCCGTCGTCGGCGAGATGCAAGCCGGAAAACCTGATCTTTTTGGGAAATGGCAGACTCTTCGGTGTCTTCAAACAGAGAATCGCGTTAAGTTGAGAGAAGAAAGtggctcttgccagcggcacggttgtttGGCAagggcacggttgtgggcccggacggtactattcatgcatgctctctggcaaaagcacaacacccacaactgtactcttccgcaagacgaacacaattaatttaatattcaattaaacataaacatttccataatactaaaattcattaaaaaatcacaataaatattacaaaatacaaataaaataaaaaagacataattaaaattctaaaaattaaaaattacataattaaaatactaaaaattaaaaattacgtaattattggctaatattacccgaggaagactactcatccggcggcaacaACCCCATTCGGGgctgaatattccgtttccggagtaggaaacggttgtggaccgaaccattcggggttccaaccgtgggagcccgtagggttatcgccttggccggacatagtgatgttgtagggtatgagagaatgaagatgaaaatggatatgagagattgaagatgagagaatgatgatgagaattgtgtagtctgatgtgaatttttgggagtgaaattggtggtatttatagatgaaagtgtgtattttttggtaaaaaaattaaaaaaaattaaaaagtgggaaaaaacggttataaacggatataatttttttgggaagtgaaattttttttttatttttatcggtttttttaattaaaaaccgatttaaaaaaaattatttaaacccaacggctatgccgttgacgaatgagggcgcgccacgtcagctgctcgctggcacgacgcgagcgcagcggcggcgggtggcgtccgtgccaacggcgcggacggcggtggcgagcagcgccgtgccagcggcacgagtgcagcggcggcgggtggcgtccgtgccagcggcgcgggcggcggtggcgagcagcgccaccgttgcggatgctctaaaaccTATTCACGATGGAGGAGAGAGGGTGAGATTAATGGTGAGAGAGAGTGTGGGAGAAGAAATGTATTGACGTTGGAATTAGATCCTGGAATTTTAGTGCATGATTTTTGGAGAAATGAACCGCCAATTAAAATGATTCCAAGATTGCCCCTTAATGTATGAAACATCGACATAATGTAGCGCTATAATTTTAATCTTGACCATTAGATTAACGGATACAATTAGAGCTAAGTTTAAGACTTAAGGGGCATTAGGACCTTAATACTCTCGTTATAAGTATGAGTATGAGGGAAAGAAATTGTTAGCGCACAGTATATTACTGAAAAATAAGGGATCTCATAAATTTATGAATATGAAATAAGCCAATCAAAATGAAAATCTGACGCTTGAGAATGGAGCACGATCTACCTGAAAaaagtttaattttttaaatttcttcaaaAAAATGTCAGCGGCAAAAAATCGTGTGAACAGATATTGCGTGTTTGTttcattttgttattatttatttatttttattatatgaaCCATCAGAATTTATCTCTGTTCATTAAATTCTACACAGCTGAAGGGAACAAAATATTCACAGTGAGAGTGGGAGTGCGCGTGTGGCGGGAGAGAGCGCTGCAGTGGGCCGAAATGGAGACTGTAATCACCTGCGGAAGAGTGGCAATTTCCCCTAATCAAGCCTTCCACCCAACATCCGGTGATTATTGCTTTCCCCCTTTTTTCTTGTTCGGAATTCTTGAAATTATTATGTGTTTGTGCTTGTTCTTTGACTTTGATGTTCGACAATATTCGGCGATTTTGGTTATTGGTACAGTTAAACTCGTGTTTGGCTAATTGGCACAGTTTGTTTTCTAATTTCCGCTGTATATCTTGTTATTGAAGCTCGCCGTGAACTGTGATGTTAATTTATGTGGTAATCCGATTATAAATTGGGAAATTCTAATAGTTGAATAACTCATGGTTGGCTCGGAAACCGTTGATGAGGCTGTTATAATCGGTTAAATTTGGATTTCTGCGGAATGGATGCGTGATATCACTGCTTTCTTGACATGTTTATTGTGCGTATGATGGAAACCGGCAGATTAGTGGGTTAATGTTTTAGCATATTAGAATTAGAACTAGGGAGAATAGAAAATAAAGCGGCTGGAATTTAGAGATGGACTTTGCTTGATTAAGTTTCCTGAGCAGGTAAAAGTTGCCTTATCGAAACTCTCATCAACGTTTTATTATCTCACTATTCAGGGGGAAAGAACTTGCAATATTGTATTGTTTAGTCATTTAAATGAAAAATTGCAATGTGTTTATCCCTATAAGTATGTATTGTTTTAGGTGTGGATGTGTAAAAATGTTCATCTACTGAATACAAAAACCCTTGAAAGCTATGCCCCTGATGGATGCAGGGGACTGGCACCCTTGAACTACTGTCAAAagttaaaaatgatttatgtgGCTCTTCtgatatgaagttaattttagCTTTGATGGGAAACCTTTGTCCTTGTTTTCTTTTATTCCAATAAGTTCCAGCCTAATTTTATTTGACCAGTTGAATATATTTCGATATTTCAGGGCAGCATCTATATATAACTTCTAGTTATATGGCATGATATTTACTGATTGCCCTGTTATTCTTAACAATATTGTTATGTTATCAATCAGACTCCTGTGCCTAATGGGTACATATTTGATGCTTCTTTAATGTTTTCTAAATGGAAAGGGAGTTGACATTTGGACATATTACACAACAGTTCCTGGCCATGAAATAAAATTCTTAGGACATAATCCTATACGTATGAAGATTATGCAGTTACTTTCGCCTAGACTTAGTATACAGTTTCACTCTTCTAATAGTATGATATTACACACACACTTATAGGTCTGAAATTAAAATGCCTCTTGACACGGATACTTGTATACAACTAAGTGGAACAATATTATTAAATATCTCTCTTGGTGCTGCCATGGCGGTTGTCGGATTTATGACCAAACGCAACCGCCACGGCATGGCGTGTCATTCCGTGGCAGTGGATGGCAGGCGCCATGCCGCTAATGTCAGCCTTTTATTCATATTCACCCCATTAACCCACAGCCTGACTCATTTACCCAAAAAACCCTGATCAATTTACCCAAAACCCATCACATTTACCAATTTAAAATAGGGTTTTTAGCTTAATTCGGCCTCATCCAGATTTACCAACCTCCAGGCCCTCCACAACCTCAAACCCTACCTCCACCGCCCTAGCGCCATAACATTGAGTGACAGCAATTCCTGTCAATTAGCATGCTGTGTATGTGGTTCACACTGCTTAAAAAAGTTATGAGTTCTGCATCAAGGTTTATTGAGTTGAAGTTCCTAACCGAAAGTTAATGAACTTCTAAGTAGTAACCAAATGACGATGTTGAGTAATTCAATTATTCCAAACTATTAATTTGTCGTGCTCTGTTACATTTCTAAGATTTTTGTGTTTCTATGCAGCTTTTATGTGCTCTTAATTGTATGACGTTTAGTTATCAGGTCACATGCCACTGTTCAGCCACTTGTTGTAACAACAAATTTATAATAGAATGACATGAGTTTCATGATTTCATTACAAACTGCAATAATTAGTGAAAAAAATTTACTAGATCTTCATTAATTCGAAGATGCCTCTTGTGGATGACACTATTACAAACGTTTATGAATTTGACGATCTTCTTCGTATCCTATGTTATGTCACTTATGTGACCAACTTACAGAATATAGTGAATTGATAAAGAAACCAGTATTTCATTTGGGGGATAAGTTTCAACTATCCAGTGAACAAGGTTCAGTTGACTTCTACCTTGTACAGTCCAGTAAAGCACATGATATAGCTCATAGTCTAATACTTGGTTTCTCTCCTGTAATGTTTCCCAAGTGGACTGAAAAACAAAGATCTACTTTCAGTGTTTTATAATATATCTATAAAAATAAGGCTTGTTGGCTTCGCTGCCCCCAAAATAGGTTTATGATTTCCTCACCCAGTGCATGAGTAAGGGTCAACAACTCAACGGTGTAGATTTTGTCTCAAATTCTTTGAATAAATAATCTGACTTGAACGCGGAcacaatgatatttctgacGACTTTGTGATCAACCACAGCGAGAGATCACTTGGTGTGGTTCAGTCCCACGTTACCTTATAGGCTGACAAGAGACACCTCAAGTCCTCTCTTAATCCACCAACCACCTCAAGGACACCCTAATAGATGATGAATGACTTTATGAGCTGAAGAGATTTGTTTTTGGATTCGGAAACTTTTAACAGCTTTTGCCATAGGCCCTGAGGATTCATGTACAGTTCTTATTTAACAtaattcagttctgttgagtcAATCACCTTTTTTCTTATCTACATTAATCTGTAATAATAGATAGCTTAAGTGTGGTGACCTTTAGCACCACTTATGCGATATTgacatttaattatttatttgttgtaCTGTGAAGCATCTCCAGTTCATGCTGGAGTTAGTCGATATGTTTTACTTTGGGATTGAAACAGATATAATCTGATGCGTGCAGGGGATAGATACCAACTCCACAAACAGTTGGCAAACAGAAGCACACTGACATCGATGCCGATTGCTGGTGTGGGGAAAGGTGGTGGGGTTTTGGACAAACCAGTAATAGAAAAAACAACTCCAGGGAGAGAATCTGAGTTTGATTTGAGGTATGGGCACTGACATTTAACCAGGTATTCGGTTCTTTCTCTTGGAATAGCTAGGGAGTGTTAAGCTTAATTAAAGACTCAGTTAAGTATCAGGGGTTGCTTTTTTATATTGGCACATGAGTTTTCTTTTAGTTGAGTAAGAGTCAATGTAAGGCCTATCTGGTTTTTCTTTCAATTATGTCAGTAACTAGGTTTGATTTATCTTGAGCTGAATCATTTAGAGTTCGTTCTTGAAAATGATCCTCTCGTTATCTTCGATTTCTCTCTTCAGTTCACCATTATAATGATTTAGTTTACCCAGGGAATCTTCTCTGGCTCTACTTAAAACTAAGTTGTCTTCATCTATTGTCTGATTGCCAGTTCATCTTTTCCTTCCCCTTCAAATGTTATCTGATCTTTTGCAGTGACCTACCTGCCCCTAAAATTATAGTACGACCTTAAAAAGTAACTATGCATGATAAATCTTGAGAAGAGTGGTGCAAAGTATAAAAACACCATAAAATTGTATCTTAGACCACATTAGAGGATGAAACTTTTTAACATCTATAATATAAGGTAAAACACCATAAAATTTCGTGTGTTACATTGAGAATTGCTTATTTGAATTATATACTGACTGATGTTCTCTatctaataattattttgtctaaataaCTTGCTAACTAGGAAGTTCACATGCCTTGTTCAATACTTTGTATATTAATTCAAATGGCAGGACTCATTTAAGGATTCAATCACCCCGtctttccatttccatttccatttccatttccatttccattatAGACTTCTTATAGGATTTCATATTGACTTCTGGCAATGAGTTGAAGACCctgaagaaaataaattgtacTTCTCTCTGTGGAAATACTATTGAGGAATTAGCCTTTCGATTAGTACATTTATGACAAAAACGGAGTAATAGAAAAACATATAATTTGTCAAAGGTTTGCGACTCCTAGTTGGGTCACCCTTATCCTATAAACTAGTCCTTGAAAGGTGTTTGTTATAGAAGAGAACCACAGATACCTTTTCAAACCCTGGGTCTTAATAATAAATGTATTAGATGCCTCATGGATTATCCTACTTGTCTTTTTTGATGGCAAACCTTTAAACTCCACCTCATAATTTAGAGAGATGCAAGTTGGATAAATTTCTTTAgttgattttttatattactCTTAGGTGTTTTTATGTGGTTCAGTTGCTACTCTTCTATTCCAGATTCTAGTGCTTTGTCATCTAGTCTATTACTTTCTTGTGCATATGCTCATGTCTAGTATCCATGCAGTGGAATTATATACTATTAAGAACTTTTAGTTCTCTCTCATGCATTGATCATCATTCCTGCACATACAATAACTAATCAACCGAAGGGATTATTACAACTTACAAGTCATCCTCTGCTGTGATGTATGTATGACAATGTTTAACTCACCATACTCAATCAGTAAGACATCCCTTTGTTCTTGGAAGTTTTATTGTATGTTTATGTTGTATCGACTTTGTTGCCTCGTGCATATGCAATTACATCgtgtaattcaaaattttggTATTCTGAACGTAAAGTATACTTCCAAGCAGCTTAATTGGAGCTGGGTACGAATACTGCAGGATCATTGTGAAACCTTCAATTCTTAACAGTTGCCTTGTGTTTTTGTCTTTTAGTTCTACTATTGTAGGCATAAAGCTGTATCAATATATGCTTTCTGACAATATATGAATAAGAATCAATAATTGGTAGTTATAGATAATTGAGATTTTTCTGCATTAGATTGATTTATCCATCTGTTAGTTTGCTCGATCTTCTTGCCCTGTTTTTTCCTTGCTTCTGAATTTTATGCCTCGCCACTTTGTTAGTTTTGTTTCGTTCGAAGCTGTGACATGAATGATATGCTGTGCAAGTATTAATGAAGCcattcttttgttttttctcCAGGAAGTCGAGGAAAATGTCCCCACCTTATCGGGTGATGCTGCACAACGACAACCACAACAAGAGGGAGTATGTCGTGCAAGTATTAATGAAGGTTATACCTGGGATGACTCTTGACAATGCGGTGAACATTATGCAAGAAGCACATATCAACGACCTAGCTGTTGTAATAATATGCGCTCAAGCTGATGCAGAAGAACACTGCATGCAGCTTCGAGGCAACGGCCTTTTGAGCTCAATTGAGCCCGCGAGTGGTAGTTGTTGAGAAAATGCAACGAGGGTGTCAATTATAAGCAGGAACATCACTTGTACCAGACACTACACtgcatatatgtatatatcaaGAGTTGGAAGTTCAATTACTTCTATCTTTGATCACTGTATTACAGATGAAGGGTATGCAGACAATACATTTAGCTATTAATAGCATGTCGATTATCTACTATAACCTGCAtggtttttgttttttattttgtgccACCTAAATTCTACTACTAACTTCGATATCGTAATAATAGAGATGATTGTACGTCTCAGTAGTATGAATTTTTGAAACCCTGGTTTTGTTAATAACTCATTACATCTTAATTTTGTTCCttgattttgaaaaaattacttCCGTTGAGTATATATGAATTTTTAGGTGTAATTCATAATGCTTGATCTTGATTGACCTCCACTTTGTTCATCTCTGTGGGACCCTACTGGTTTTAACAATTAATAGTAATTCGGAGCTTAATTTTCTTCTGTAATTAAGGTGTGCTTTCCTTGACTTCCTCGTTCCGTCTCTTAATTAATCCCTTCCCAAACTAATGATGCTATAGACTTGGTATAATAAAAAAGTTGACCTATCTTTTCTTCATATACGTGACTATGCCTTTTGACAATTATGATGAACTGTTGTGTTTCCACTTTAGATTTTGTGTTTTTTCATTGATAACTAATTAAGAAGCCGATTTCATTTCAATCATTGTGAAGAGACACAAGTCATGGCTACATTACTACTGATACTAACTATATTATCTTTGATTGCGGCTGGAATCGAAGAAGGCCACAACGTCACCATCTCTTGTATTATGAGTACAATATTATTACTCATTTTGACTATTTAATATGAATCTATCTCtcatactatttttttatttttaaattttaggtaCACATTCATAAATACGTTGAAAAGTACAATTGTCCGGTACATGCAACGGAAGTCCAATAAAGTTTGATATAATCCATTAGTCAATAAatggggagtgttatattgataactcaatacttaattgctaactataatttaataatagCCCTTAGATATACAAATTAAGGGTCTAGATCATCAATCctgaaatgtcaatacgatcaataaaaacgtcaataaggatattaaggtcaatttacaacaaattagttgtaaataacttttgaaaaatataacataactttaaaacgcatataattttctcgatttaaattattttttcgcacaacatatatcaaattaaagataatttcataaggattctaacgagatctcacttgcatatattccgatgtcaaaatttgaaaaatatttcaaaaaatttaaattttttcgtacaacaacaaatgtcaacatagtatataaaatatatcaatataatacaggcagaatgtcattcttaaaacaatgtgttgacattctcaaagcattgtgttgatattttcaaaacactatattgacattttcatccaaaaccttaatttgatagttttttatatatttcaatttaattaataaaaataaaaattacacgttacaaattttagaccattagatttctaaaattatatggtcttaaattagttgtagttaacaaCTAGAgattgagttagcaattgatcactcctcTTCCTTTATGTTAAATTTGGCTTCTTAATTACAAGTTAATTGCTGGTAATAAATACTAATACATATATGTAGgttacaattaattaaatcaattaagtGAGTGATATGGCATCTATAAAAGCAAGATGCTGTAACTAGAGTTATACATTACTAGTTCTTAAGAAGCATGAGTCCTCGATAGAGATGGTAATTATGATAAGTAGTTTGGTTGTAATAAGTGATTCGAAAGTAACTAATGTTGCTAGTAATCAACCATTTTATAGGTTGGATATAGCAGTAGATCTGAAAGAGTGCTACAAGATTTGGGGGGAAACCTGCAAATCTCAGCTGTTGGATGAGATATGCAACAACGAGTTTCATACCCCTGAAGTTTGTTGTGGTGTCATTGTTACTAAGAGCATTAGTTGGGAGTGCTACAATGCAATTGTTGATGACTTGGCCCACAGTATGGCTTCAACTAATTTTCTATATTGTAATAGCTGATCAAATTGTATATGGCTTCATTTAATAATTGTATATCATGGATACAAATTGGTTATTGTATTGGTGATCAAATTAAATGAGATTATTTAGTGAAAACCAATgtctttttttaattctttcatCTCTTTGTTATATTCATAACAaacatgttttatttgttggAAAATAGTGGAATGCATAACCAAAGCTTAACAAAAACCGAAAGCTGAATTATAAACCAAAAAACCAAAATTGTGAAAGGGGGAGAACGCAAGTTGATTGAACATTTTAATTAGGAAAGGGGGAGAGGAATTTATTTACAAATATGGAAGTTCACATCCTAAGTGggacaaaataaaaaagaaaaagtgaacattttgagtgagacggagggagtacttaagaATTAAGATTGATACTAGTACATGGCAATTGTAACATCAAAAATAAGCTTGGATGAAAT
This portion of the Salvia splendens isolate huo1 chromosome 10, SspV2, whole genome shotgun sequence genome encodes:
- the LOC121750285 gene encoding ATP-dependent Clp protease adapter protein CLPS1, chloroplastic-like — protein: METVITCGRVAISPNQAFHPTSGDRYQLHKQLANRSTLTSMPIAGVGKGGGVLDKPVIEKTTPGRESEFDLRKSRKMSPPYRVMLHNDNHNKREYVVQVLMKVIPGMTLDNAVNIMQEAHINDLAVVIICAQADAEEHCMQLRGNGLLSSIEPASGSC